The following are encoded together in the Ranitomeya imitator isolate aRanImi1 chromosome 4, aRanImi1.pri, whole genome shotgun sequence genome:
- the LOC138674381 gene encoding olfactory receptor-like protein I9 → MQENNQTTIIEFFLLGFQVNQNWRIFLFSLLLLIYCGTICGNLLIITLVSTSKNLHTTMYFFISQLSVSDILLPTDIVPNMLSIQLNNGGKITFSGCMAQFYFFCATEEFESLLLTLMSYDRYVAICNPLHYISIMTGTLCVKLIVIFWLLSFFTSFIYFEIILGLKFCGSNIIDHLFCDLVPLQTISCSDTFPMKIQLYLLSIPFLIIPSMIIVISYAKIVRVILQIRSNISRHKAFSTCSSHLTVVSIFYFTIFSVYIVPTSEQTSDVNKILSLLYTVFTPLINPIIYSFRNKDIKKAVQEIIRKYH, encoded by the coding sequence ATGCAGGAGAACAATCAGACCACAATCATTGAGTTTTTTCTGTTAGGATTTCAAGTCAATCAGAACTGGAGAATTTTCCTTTTCTCTCTGCTTCTCTTGATTTATTGTGGGacaatatgtgggaatctcctgatCATCACCCTGGTGTCCACCAGCAAGAACCTCCACACTACAATGTACTTCTTCATCTCACAGCTGTCCGTCAGTGATATCTTGTTGCCTACAGATATTGTCCCCAATATGCTTTCTATTCAGCTGAATAATGGAGGGAAAATCACTTTTTCTGGCTGCATGGCCCAGTTTTATTTCTTTTGTGCCACAGAAGAGTTTGAAAGTCTTCTCCTTACACTTATGTCGTACGACAGATATGTGGCCATCTGTAACCCCTTGCATTACATCTCTATCATGACAGGTACATTGTGTGTGAAGTTGATCGTCATCTTCTGGTTGCTCAGTTTTTTCACTTCATTCATTTACTTTGAAATAATATTAGGACTAAAGTTCTGTGGATCGAATATCATTGACCATCTGTTCTGCGATCTTGTTCCCTTACAGACGATTTCCTGTTCTGATACCTTTCCTATGAAAATACAATTATATTTACTAAGTATTCCATTTTTGATTATTCCGAGCATGATAATTGTTATTTCTTATGCTAAGATTGTCCGTGTTATCTTACAGATCCGATCTAATATCAGTAGACacaaagccttctccacctgtagctccCACCTCACTGTGGTCTCCATATTCTACTTCACGATATTCAGTGTTTATATTGTGCCAACAAGTGAGCAAACATCAGACGTTAATAAAATCCTGtctctgttatatactgtgtttACTCCTTTGATCAACCCCATTATATACAGTTTTAGGAACAAAGATATCAAGAAAGCCGTGCAGGAAATAATTAGGAAATATCACTAA